In Persephonella sp. IF05-L8, the following are encoded in one genomic region:
- a CDS encoding tyrosine-type recombinase/integrase, with protein MVKLSYKGNFLVHSKHRELLNEHFKEFSSKEGEYFVLPGITKVFNKILFLFDEKDIDPSCYLFPIIANKNISEKTKQLYFQINKNFLDFVRKKPQSVRPKDIQAYLNYLRNENKKPSTIKTSYMALRLFYEKLLNVVDFSDINLPQLNENIPEILTRKEIKKLISSIKNPRHRLIVGLGYCCGMKLNEILSLKISDIDLNEGVINIRGNHSRKISVPQTIIEELKIFLKQENPTEFLFQSKYSSTPISHRSVEIMFKNSLRKAGLPSRYTFSILRDTFVVHMIEKGLCLNHIADILGVKKSHLQQRYSFYIENMKFYKIPDMFDFSDVA; from the coding sequence ATGGTTAAGTTATCTTATAAAGGCAACTTTCTGGTTCACAGTAAACATAGAGAACTCCTTAATGAACACTTTAAGGAGTTCTCATCTAAAGAAGGGGAATATTTTGTCCTTCCTGGAATAACAAAAGTATTTAACAAAATCCTGTTTTTATTTGACGAAAAAGATATAGACCCTTCTTGTTATCTTTTCCCTATTATTGCCAATAAAAATATTTCAGAGAAAACCAAACAATTATATTTCCAGATTAATAAGAATTTCTTAGATTTCGTTAGGAAGAAACCACAGAGCGTTAGACCAAAAGATATTCAGGCATATCTAAACTACTTAAGAAATGAGAACAAAAAACCAAGCACCATCAAAACATCCTATATGGCACTAAGACTTTTTTATGAGAAACTACTTAATGTAGTTGATTTTTCAGATATAAATCTTCCTCAACTTAATGAAAATATTCCTGAAATTTTAACCAGAAAAGAAATTAAAAAATTAATCTCCAGTATAAAAAATCCTCGGCACAGGCTTATTGTCGGACTTGGATATTGTTGTGGAATGAAATTGAATGAAATTCTTTCCCTTAAAATAAGCGATATAGACCTTAATGAAGGGGTTATTAATATAAGGGGTAATCATTCCAGAAAAATATCTGTTCCACAAACTATTATAGAGGAATTGAAAATATTTCTTAAACAAGAAAATCCCACTGAGTTTCTTTTCCAGTCAAAATACTCCAGCACTCCTATATCCCATAGAAGTGTTGAAATAATGTTCAAAAACTCGCTGAGAAAGGCTGGACTTCCTTCCAGATATACATTTTCAATATTGAGGGATACATTTGTAGTCCATATGATAGAAAAAGGGTTATGCCTCAATCATATTGCAGATATTCTTGGAGTTAAAAAATCACATCTTCAGCAAAGATATAGTTTTTATATAGAAAATATGAAGTTTTATAAAATTCCTGATATGTTTGATTTCTCAGATGTGGCATGA
- a CDS encoding helix-turn-helix domain-containing protein, protein MRCKYCNSEKVVKKGFNPNRKQRYLCKSCNRTFVENAERNYYPHNYKELAVRMFCEGMTMMAIARVLKVPYQTVRTWIRREGEKALKKI, encoded by the coding sequence ATGAGGTGCAAATATTGTAATTCAGAAAAGGTGGTAAAAAAAGGATTTAATCCAAACAGGAAACAAAGATATTTGTGTAAGAGTTGTAACAGAACCTTTGTAGAAAATGCAGAGAGAAATTACTATCCCCATAACTACAAAGAATTAGCAGTCAGAATGTTTTGTGAAGGAATGACTATGATGGCAATAGCCAGAGTTTTAAAGGTTCCATACCAAACAGTAAGGACGTGGATAAGAAGGGAAGGAGAAAAAGCTTTAAAAAAAATATGA
- a CDS encoding IS1 transposase, whose protein sequence is MRSYIGNKNNDFWLWTVVADRRIKFFEIGKRTEETFYVLEQKLPKYKQVHTDGYHIYENLRNRKKKKFGLTNWNEGLHSVIRDKLAMFRRKTKAYAKTVNSMKRALALLFIYWNFLPMDL, encoded by the coding sequence ATGCGTAGTTATATAGGGAATAAGAATAATGATTTTTGGCTATGGACAGTAGTAGCTGATAGGAGAATAAAGTTTTTTGAGATAGGTAAACGAACAGAAGAAACGTTTTACGTTTTAGAGCAAAAGCTACCAAAATACAAACAGGTTCATACAGATGGATATCATATTTACGAAAACCTCAGGAATAGGAAAAAGAAGAAGTTTGGTTTAACAAATTGGAATGAAGGGTTGCATTCTGTTATAAGGGACAAACTGGCAATGTTTAGGAGAAAAACAAAAGCCTATGCAAAGACTGTTAATTCAATGAAAAGAGCTTTAGCTTTATTGTTTATTTATTGGAATTTTTTACCTATGGACTTATGA
- a CDS encoding SDR family NAD(P)-dependent oxidoreductase has product MTGIGSGLGYAFVEYFLKQEYEVYALSRHLKDEFKGKIHFQHCDLLAIETVYPSTQKLLQNVKKLDVVILNAGLLTPLKDIHDTPIYEMEQMMDVNVWANKIILDCIIDMKIEVPEIIAISSGASVNGNRGWHGYSISKAALNMLVKLYSREMKNTHIIALAPGLIITPMLEQFVLSADENKFPSVQRIKNAPKMTPEEAVQNIMNKMNKLKNIPSGSYVDIRNL; this is encoded by the coding sequence ATAACAGGTATAGGTTCAGGCTTAGGTTATGCTTTTGTTGAATATTTCTTAAAACAGGAATATGAAGTTTACGCTTTAAGCAGACATCTTAAGGACGAGTTTAAAGGAAAAATTCATTTCCAACACTGTGATTTGCTTGCTATTGAAACAGTGTATCCTTCAACACAAAAGCTCCTTCAAAATGTTAAAAAACTTGATGTTGTGATATTAAATGCAGGTCTTCTAACTCCTCTAAAAGATATCCACGACACACCCATATATGAAATGGAACAGATGATGGATGTTAATGTGTGGGCAAATAAAATAATACTTGACTGTATTATAGATATGAAAATAGAAGTTCCAGAGATTATAGCAATCTCATCAGGAGCTTCTGTAAACGGAAATAGAGGCTGGCATGGATATTCAATCTCAAAAGCAGCATTAAATATGCTTGTGAAACTTTATTCACGGGAAATGAAGAATACCCATATAATAGCCCTTGCACCTGGTTTGATAATAACTCCAATGCTTGAGCAGTTTGTTTTATCTGCAGATGAAAACAAGTTTCCATCTGTCCAGAGAATAAAAAATGCCCCTAAAATGACACCTGAAGAAGCTGTTCAGAATATTATGAATAAAATGAATAAACTTAAGAATATTCCTTCTGGCAGTTATGTGGATATTCGGAATTTATGA
- a CDS encoding ferredoxin-thioredoxin reductase catalytic domain-containing protein, translating to MIKVKPETLEKMKKFAETFAEKSGTVVNPNKEAAEAVIQGLAAHVDELGKPLCPCNFYPDKQEEVKKRRWICACNEMQIFKYCHCLLFTTEEGLPITEYLPEWHEGRQIYGLVKDPTPDKGRALSKPEKIYEALKEYVEEHGLDIPDEELRKFAEETAKKK from the coding sequence ATGATAAAGGTCAAGCCAGAAACACTGGAAAAAATGAAAAAATTTGCAGAAACCTTTGCAGAAAAATCTGGAACAGTGGTAAATCCAAATAAAGAGGCTGCAGAGGCTGTTATACAGGGACTTGCAGCCCATGTAGATGAACTGGGAAAACCACTCTGTCCTTGTAATTTTTATCCGGATAAACAGGAAGAAGTTAAAAAAAGAAGATGGATTTGTGCATGTAATGAGATGCAAATTTTCAAATACTGCCACTGTTTGCTTTTTACCACAGAAGAAGGGCTGCCAATCACAGAATATCTTCCAGAGTGGCATGAAGGCAGACAGATTTATGGTCTTGTAAAAGACCCTACTCCAGATAAAGGAAGAGCTCTTTCAAAGCCTGAAAAAATATATGAGGCATTAAAAGAGTATGTTGAAGAGCATGGTCTGGATATTCCAGATGAAGAATTAAGAAAATTTGCTGAAGAAACTGCAAAGAAAAAATGA
- a CDS encoding class I SAM-dependent methyltransferase: protein MPKTEPFEYFYQRYEHWFEKHYSAYLSEIDALKKVIPDGKGIEIGTGTGRFSVPFGIKYGIEPSLKMAQIAKSRGIQIVRGIAEKLPVKNNQFDFVLMVTTICFVDDLKKSFEEAARILKKDGYIVLGYIDKNSPLGQFYLEHKEENPFYKYATFYSTEEVVSLLKETGFGDFVFYQTIFRMLDQIKEPEPVIEGYGKGSFAALRAKKLSG, encoded by the coding sequence ATGCCAAAAACTGAACCATTTGAGTATTTTTACCAGAGATATGAACACTGGTTTGAAAAACACTATTCCGCTTATTTATCAGAGATAGATGCCCTTAAAAAAGTTATTCCTGATGGAAAAGGTATAGAAATTGGTACAGGAACAGGTAGATTTTCTGTTCCCTTTGGAATTAAATACGGAATAGAGCCCTCTTTAAAAATGGCTCAGATTGCAAAAAGTAGAGGTATCCAGATAGTCAGGGGAATAGCTGAGAAACTGCCTGTAAAAAATAATCAGTTTGATTTTGTCCTTATGGTAACAACAATATGTTTTGTGGATGATTTGAAAAAATCCTTTGAAGAAGCTGCAAGAATTTTAAAAAAGGATGGTTATATAGTTCTTGGGTATATAGATAAGAATTCTCCTCTGGGTCAGTTTTATCTGGAACATAAAGAGGAAAATCCCTTTTATAAGTATGCAACATTCTACTCAACAGAAGAGGTTGTTTCTTTGCTGAAAGAAACAGGGTTCGGTGATTTTGTTTTTTATCAAACTATTTTTAGAATGCTTGACCAGATAAAAGAACCTGAACCTGTAATAGAAGGTTATGGAAAAGGTTCTTTCGCTGCACTCAGGGCAAAGAAATTATCTGGATAA
- a CDS encoding RluA family pseudouridine synthase, with protein MIKFDKVMEQEVLTFKTEESGKRLDQFLASAYPEFSRSYYQKLIKDGLVYINEKPIKKPSTKIKEGQEIRLIIPPPEKLEIEPENIPLDIYYEDKDIAVIYKPPHMVVHPSPGHTSGTLVNALLYHFENVSEFGGRERAGIVHRLDKDTAGLMVIAKSEFAHKELQKQFQNREVDKRYIAIITGIPEKSYGLIDIPIGRSIYNRQKMGTVATNLRDALTEYWVKQIWEKHNLTMVDIKLHTGRTHQIRVHFSAIGHPLLNDKIYGFKKSRLPTPEAQKASDILDYHALVAYKLGFKHPRTGEWKEFQLKSLPEPLPEILELLSR; from the coding sequence ATGATAAAATTTGATAAAGTGATGGAACAGGAAGTTTTAACATTCAAAACAGAAGAAAGCGGAAAAAGATTAGACCAGTTCTTAGCCTCTGCATATCCGGAATTCTCAAGGTCTTACTACCAGAAGCTAATTAAAGATGGGCTGGTCTATATAAATGAAAAACCGATAAAAAAACCTTCAACCAAAATAAAAGAAGGTCAGGAAATCAGGCTGATAATACCTCCCCCAGAAAAGCTTGAAATAGAACCTGAAAATATCCCCCTTGACATATACTATGAAGACAAAGACATAGCCGTCATATATAAACCGCCTCACATGGTTGTTCATCCATCCCCAGGGCATACATCCGGAACACTGGTAAATGCGTTGCTTTATCATTTTGAAAATGTATCTGAATTTGGAGGCAGGGAAAGGGCAGGAATAGTCCACAGACTTGACAAGGACACTGCAGGATTAATGGTTATTGCCAAATCAGAATTTGCCCATAAGGAACTTCAAAAGCAGTTTCAGAACAGAGAAGTGGATAAAAGGTATATAGCAATAATAACCGGTATTCCTGAAAAATCTTACGGACTAATTGATATCCCAATAGGCAGGTCAATCTATAACAGACAAAAAATGGGAACTGTGGCAACAAATCTGAGGGATGCTCTTACAGAATACTGGGTTAAACAGATATGGGAAAAACATAATCTAACAATGGTTGATATAAAACTTCATACAGGCAGAACACATCAGATAAGAGTTCATTTTTCTGCCATAGGACATCCACTCCTGAATGATAAAATCTACGGTTTTAAAAAAAGCAGACTGCCAACACCAGAAGCACAAAAAGCATCAGATATACTTGATTATCATGCTCTTGTGGCGTATAAACTGGGATTTAAACATCCAAGAACAGGAGAATGGAAGGAATTTCAGTTGAAATCTTTGCCAGAGCCTTTACCAGAAATATTAGAGCTTTTATCCAGATAA
- a CDS encoding cation diffusion facilitator family transporter — MENKNKLFVAIALNILIVIAQIVAGLYSGSLALITDAVHNFQDVVSLIIAYIAIIFMAKKPTRRMTFGYLRSEVMAGFINSAFLLGAIFLIILNSIERLFKSEEVQSIYLIVIGGIAFIINAFSAWLLGFHHHHHGEEEHHHHEDLNIRAAYLHLLSDAGISLGVVIGGIIMYFYGIYWVDPLISILFSLYILKETIPVLKKSYMILMEATPSNLNIADIKKEILSIPQIKDVHDVHVWALSSKDIYLSAHVSLEGQTTIEDFNKILEELKERLGRYGINHITVQPEIKDFKCEYTY, encoded by the coding sequence ATGGAAAATAAAAATAAGCTTTTTGTGGCAATTGCCCTTAATATTTTGATTGTAATAGCCCAGATTGTTGCAGGACTTTATTCTGGTTCACTGGCTCTTATTACAGATGCTGTTCATAATTTTCAGGATGTTGTTTCTCTGATAATTGCTTATATTGCTATTATTTTTATGGCAAAAAAGCCAACCAGAAGGATGACCTTTGGATATCTTCGTTCTGAGGTAATGGCAGGTTTTATAAATTCTGCGTTTTTACTTGGTGCTATTTTTCTAATTATCCTTAACTCGATAGAAAGGCTATTCAAATCTGAAGAAGTTCAAAGTATATATCTGATAGTTATTGGTGGAATAGCCTTTATAATTAATGCTTTTTCTGCATGGCTTCTTGGATTTCATCATCACCATCATGGAGAGGAAGAACATCATCACCATGAGGATTTGAATATAAGGGCTGCATATCTGCATCTACTCAGTGATGCCGGTATTTCTCTTGGTGTGGTTATTGGTGGAATTATTATGTATTTTTATGGAATTTACTGGGTTGACCCTTTGATTTCAATACTTTTTAGTTTGTATATTCTGAAAGAAACAATTCCTGTTCTCAAAAAGAGTTATATGATTTTGATGGAAGCCACCCCTTCCAATCTAAATATTGCAGATATCAAAAAGGAAATTCTCTCTATTCCTCAGATAAAGGATGTTCATGATGTTCATGTGTGGGCTTTGTCCAGTAAAGACATATACCTGTCTGCCCATGTATCACTTGAAGGGCAGACAACAATTGAGGATTTTAATAAAATTCTGGAAGAGCTAAAAGAAAGGCTTGGTAGATATGGAATAAACCATATTACCGTTCAGCCAGAGATTAAGGATTTTAAATGTGAATATACCTACTGA
- a CDS encoding metal ABC transporter substrate-binding protein, protein MKKILALFLLLIAVSYGKPLIVTTIKPVADIISPVEGEKVEYLIPPGVSPHVYELRISQLKQAYKADLFVFLGTGEPKLTGLLESIPENKKIRIIDIPNLKLLKEEDGEIHPALWLDPDNAKIIAEYITKKLSEIDPANKEIYQQNLQKFLKQVEEVQEYGENKFNNLPDKKFISYHYAWPYFTKAFGLEYVAVIEMGHGREPTPQHLLKIIKLIKKYKISAIFAAKQFYNPRYTRLITDQTGVKVVFLDPFGINKDYIQMLRFNIDQIYRAKTQ, encoded by the coding sequence ATGAAAAAAATACTTGCTTTGTTTTTGCTTTTAATAGCTGTTTCTTATGGTAAGCCTTTAATCGTAACAACTATAAAACCTGTAGCAGATATAATTTCTCCAGTAGAAGGAGAAAAAGTGGAATATCTTATCCCTCCGGGAGTATCACCCCACGTTTATGAATTAAGAATATCCCAGCTAAAACAGGCTTACAAAGCAGACCTTTTTGTTTTTCTGGGGACAGGAGAACCAAAGCTTACTGGACTACTGGAAAGTATTCCAGAAAATAAAAAGATAAGAATAATTGATATTCCGAACTTAAAACTTTTAAAAGAAGAGGATGGAGAGATACATCCTGCATTATGGCTTGACCCTGATAATGCAAAAATAATAGCAGAATACATAACAAAAAAATTATCTGAAATAGACCCAGCCAATAAAGAGATTTATCAACAAAATCTACAAAAATTTTTAAAACAGGTAGAAGAAGTCCAAGAATATGGGGAAAACAAATTCAACAACCTACCTGACAAAAAATTTATCTCTTACCATTACGCATGGCCTTACTTTACAAAAGCATTTGGACTTGAGTATGTAGCTGTTATAGAAATGGGACACGGCAGAGAGCCAACCCCCCAACATCTTTTAAAGATAATAAAACTGATAAAAAAATACAAAATATCTGCCATATTTGCAGCAAAACAGTTTTATAACCCAAGATATACCAGACTGATTACTGACCAGACAGGTGTAAAAGTAGTATTCTTAGACCCATTTGGAATAAACAAAGACTACATACAGATGCTTAGATTTAATATTGACCAGATATACAGGGCAAAAACTCAGTAG
- a CDS encoding nicotinate phosphoribosyltransferase, which produces MRFGFVNKKNMSLLTDLYELTMAQVYFKKGMNKTAIFDFYTRPVENRSYLINAGLEQLIYYLENIRFTDEDIDYLRSTGFFQEDFLEYLKNFRFTGNLYAIDEGEIIFPNEPVVQVEAPIIEAQIIETFLINTLQHPILVATKAMRCYSVARGTILVDFGLRRAHGTDAGMKAARASYIGGFAGTSNVLAGKEYGIPIVGTMAHSFILAHKDEVEAFKDFVSVYPENSILLVDTYNTIQGVYNAIKAIKEMGLKWFKGIRLDSGDLLSLSKQARQILNKEGFKDAIIIASGGINEYKIKQLLDAGAPIDGWGVGTELVVSADLPYLDCAYKLVEYDGKPVMKFSKHKKTLPYKKQIYRFYKDGLFHKDLIAKFDEKIEGGEPILKQYIKDGKLIKNLPSLEEIRDKAINNLNRLPEELKNIEKTVHILPKISPQIEKTMKELEKKYLGEEK; this is translated from the coding sequence ATGAGATTTGGTTTTGTCAATAAAAAAAATATGTCTTTATTGACAGACCTTTATGAGCTTACAATGGCTCAGGTATATTTTAAAAAAGGAATGAACAAAACTGCCATTTTTGATTTTTACACAAGACCTGTAGAAAACAGGTCTTATCTGATAAATGCAGGATTAGAACAACTGATTTATTATCTTGAAAATATTAGATTTACAGATGAAGATATAGATTATCTCCGTTCAACAGGATTTTTTCAGGAAGATTTCCTTGAATACCTGAAAAATTTCCGTTTTACTGGAAATTTATATGCAATTGATGAAGGTGAGATAATTTTTCCCAACGAGCCTGTAGTTCAGGTAGAAGCCCCTATTATTGAAGCCCAGATAATAGAAACCTTTCTTATAAACACCCTTCAGCATCCTATCCTTGTTGCCACAAAGGCAATGAGATGCTATTCCGTTGCAAGGGGAACCATTCTTGTGGATTTTGGTCTCAGAAGAGCCCACGGAACAGACGCAGGGATGAAGGCTGCAAGAGCTTCCTATATCGGTGGATTTGCAGGGACTTCCAATGTTCTGGCAGGTAAGGAATACGGTATTCCGATTGTTGGGACAATGGCTCACTCATTTATCCTCGCCCATAAAGATGAAGTGGAGGCATTTAAAGATTTTGTTTCTGTTTACCCAGAAAACTCAATTTTACTGGTAGATACTTATAACACCATACAGGGTGTTTACAACGCAATAAAAGCAATAAAAGAGATGGGGCTAAAATGGTTTAAAGGAATAAGACTGGATAGTGGGGATTTATTAAGCCTTTCAAAACAGGCAAGACAAATTCTAAATAAAGAAGGATTTAAAGATGCAATTATAATCGCCAGCGGAGGAATAAATGAATATAAAATAAAACAGCTTTTAGATGCAGGAGCTCCGATTGATGGATGGGGAGTTGGAACAGAGCTTGTGGTTTCTGCTGACCTGCCTTACCTTGATTGTGCATACAAACTTGTTGAGTATGACGGAAAACCTGTCATGAAATTCAGCAAACACAAAAAAACACTTCCATACAAGAAACAGATATACAGATTTTACAAAGACGGCTTATTCCACAAAGACCTGATTGCAAAATTTGATGAAAAAATAGAAGGTGGAGAACCTATATTAAAGCAATATATAAAAGATGGAAAACTTATAAAAAACCTACCTTCCCTTGAAGAAATAAGAGATAAAGCTATAAATAATCTAAACAGACTTCCTGAAGAGCTAAAAAATATTGAAAAAACAGTTCATATATTACCTAAGATTAGCCCACAAATAGAAAAAACTATGAAGGAACTTGAGAAAAAATATTTAGGTGAAGAAAAATGA